A portion of the Bifidobacterium sp. ESL0800 genome contains these proteins:
- a CDS encoding nucleotide pyrophosphatase/phosphodiesterase family protein produces the protein MSVEVEPMDELLEFRQIDAYGSSRHISAVLPALSAAIGHAMPTAIHPDPEGARAALGFPETDSAVIVLVDGLGFWNLAMRAGHAPYLRGLMHQERNAAPIATCIPSTTPIVMGAFGTGTCPGMTGMTGFTQRNEQTGGVGQLISFAGAPDPEDLQRQPTVFERLVEAGVRVTSVGLPKFAHSALTRAALRGPEYQGSRHEELRVRAALKAAARPGITYYYLDDVDKAGHHYGPFSEQWATALENADGQLQALRRGLKPGTLMVVVADHGMVEVDFDKQIDIANRDELTHDVALVAGEPRMTMLYAEEGADVDAMARRWREELGDCARVFTRDEAIEDGLYGNVETRIRPLIGDVVVCAKDNVTIVDSRTQSEGSMGLKGVHGSLTRLEREIPCLIDVA, from the coding sequence ATGAGTGTTGAAGTCGAGCCTATGGACGAACTGCTGGAATTCCGCCAAATCGATGCTTATGGCAGCAGTCGTCATATTTCCGCGGTTCTCCCCGCTTTGAGCGCCGCCATCGGGCACGCGATGCCGACAGCCATCCATCCCGATCCGGAGGGTGCGAGGGCAGCGCTGGGCTTTCCTGAAACCGATTCGGCGGTCATCGTCTTGGTGGATGGCCTGGGCTTCTGGAATCTGGCCATGCGAGCAGGGCACGCTCCGTATCTGCGTGGTCTGATGCACCAGGAACGTAACGCAGCGCCAATCGCCACCTGCATTCCCAGCACCACGCCGATCGTCATGGGGGCTTTCGGCACCGGCACCTGCCCGGGCATGACCGGCATGACCGGTTTCACCCAGCGCAACGAGCAAACAGGGGGAGTGGGCCAACTCATCAGTTTCGCCGGTGCGCCGGATCCGGAGGACCTGCAGCGCCAGCCTACGGTTTTCGAGCGTCTGGTTGAGGCAGGTGTGCGTGTGACCAGCGTGGGCCTGCCGAAATTCGCTCATTCGGCGCTTACACGGGCGGCCTTGCGAGGCCCTGAATATCAAGGTTCCCGCCATGAGGAGCTTCGCGTGCGTGCCGCGCTCAAAGCCGCCGCCAGACCAGGGATTACGTATTACTATCTTGACGATGTCGATAAAGCAGGTCATCACTATGGTCCGTTCAGCGAACAATGGGCGACCGCGCTTGAAAATGCTGATGGGCAGTTGCAGGCATTGAGACGAGGATTGAAGCCCGGGACCCTGATGGTCGTCGTTGCGGATCATGGGATGGTGGAAGTCGATTTTGACAAGCAGATCGACATCGCGAATCGCGATGAACTGACACATGACGTTGCATTGGTCGCAGGTGAGCCTCGTATGACGATGCTCTATGCCGAAGAGGGTGCGGACGTCGATGCCATGGCCAGACGTTGGCGCGAAGAGTTGGGTGATTGCGCACGGGTATTCACGCGTGACGAAGCGATTGAAGACGGTTTGTATGGCAACGTCGAAACTCGCATCAGACCATTGATCGGTGACGTGGTCGTCTGTGCCAAAGACAATGTCACGATTGTCGATTCACGTACGCAAAGCGAAGGGTCGATGGGCCTCAAAGGCGTTCACGGATCCCTGACCCGTCTTGAACGAGAGATTCCGTGCCTGATCGATGTCGCCTGA
- a CDS encoding DNA topoisomerase IV subunit A produces MAQRRKTAKPSYDPHTVKENIVETPLDDEMSKSFLEYAYSVIYARALPDARDGMKPVQRRIIYQMGQMNLTPDKPYMKSARAVGEVMGKLHPHGDSSIYEAMVRLAQPFAMRLPLVDGHGNFGSLDDGPAASRYTEARLAPAALGMNANIDEDTVDFSPNYDNKLKEPDVLPAAIPNLLVNGASGIAVGMATNMATHNLGEVVAAAKYLMKHPDATLEQLMDYVPGPDWPGGGIIIGRDGIREAYESGRGTLTTRSATHIENVTARKKAIVVTELPFMVGPERVLERISEGVKNHHIEGVSGAIDLTDRHNGTRIVIEIKTGFDPNAVLAQLFKYTPLEDNFTMNNVALVHGRPHTMGLKEMLEVWVEHRRNVIHRRSEYRLRKAQERLHLVEGMLLAMVDIDEVIQVIRTSENADAAKTRLMAVFDLDEIQAQYILDLRLRRLTKMSRIELEAEQDDLKKQIEGLNEILASGERLDEVIVSEMDEAVEKWGDPRRTVLLERHEDGSLTPVRSLASSSSAIDGANANPDSSALAAIRVENTVSQAAQDVEAAKKAKKAGNVEEATAALRLDDEPCAVMLSATGLIARTSPSAVDLWQTREANGKRAHDDQIVSIFASTTLSSYGLITSAGRLVLAHVADLPNLPASENLSVSGGVNADELLGMTTSTEPVAGEHVVAAIAIGDVSGKTESGNTDAAKASDTDAATTPLAIGTRNGIVKRWNRESPSTMDSWPVIDLKDGDAVVFAAPAADDDRIVFISSDSSLLTFEAKVVRPQGRSAGGMNGIRLAEGQHVVAFNVVPAGKIAWTYDEGENGLYSASGAVVLTVAGDDASLPGTETGAAKVTPLEMYPTKGRGTGGVRSQRFLKGQNTLTCAAIGTYPLYASTSGGTPVELPKPDMRRDASGVDLPAPIEFVA; encoded by the coding sequence ATGGCTCAACGTCGCAAAACGGCCAAACCATCCTATGACCCGCACACGGTCAAGGAGAACATCGTCGAAACGCCACTCGACGATGAGATGAGCAAATCCTTCCTCGAGTATGCCTACTCGGTGATTTACGCGCGTGCACTGCCTGACGCGCGCGACGGCATGAAGCCGGTGCAGCGACGCATCATCTACCAGATGGGCCAGATGAACCTGACCCCCGACAAACCCTATATGAAGTCGGCTCGCGCCGTCGGCGAGGTGATGGGCAAGCTGCACCCGCACGGCGACTCCTCCATCTACGAGGCCATGGTGCGCCTTGCCCAGCCGTTCGCGATGCGTCTGCCGCTGGTGGACGGACACGGCAATTTCGGCTCGCTTGACGACGGGCCGGCGGCCTCTCGTTACACGGAGGCCAGGCTTGCGCCCGCAGCGCTCGGCATGAACGCGAACATCGACGAGGACACCGTCGACTTCTCCCCCAACTACGACAACAAGCTCAAAGAACCGGACGTGCTGCCGGCAGCCATCCCGAACCTTCTGGTCAACGGCGCTTCCGGCATCGCGGTGGGCATGGCCACCAACATGGCCACCCACAACCTCGGCGAGGTGGTCGCGGCGGCGAAATACCTGATGAAGCATCCCGACGCCACGCTTGAGCAGCTGATGGACTATGTGCCCGGACCGGATTGGCCAGGCGGCGGCATCATCATCGGTCGAGACGGCATCCGCGAAGCCTATGAGAGCGGACGTGGAACGCTCACCACCCGTTCCGCCACACACATCGAAAACGTGACGGCCCGTAAAAAGGCCATCGTCGTCACCGAACTGCCGTTCATGGTCGGCCCCGAACGCGTGCTCGAACGTATCTCGGAAGGTGTGAAGAACCACCACATCGAAGGCGTCTCCGGTGCCATCGACCTGACCGACAGGCACAACGGCACACGCATCGTCATCGAGATCAAAACCGGTTTCGACCCCAACGCCGTGCTGGCACAGCTGTTCAAGTACACGCCGCTGGAAGACAACTTCACCATGAACAACGTGGCGCTCGTCCACGGACGTCCACACACCATGGGCCTCAAAGAGATGCTCGAGGTCTGGGTGGAGCACCGACGCAACGTCATCCACCGCCGCAGCGAATACCGGCTGCGCAAGGCGCAGGAACGACTGCATCTGGTCGAAGGCATGCTGCTGGCGATGGTCGACATCGACGAGGTCATCCAGGTCATCCGCACCTCGGAGAACGCCGACGCCGCCAAGACGCGCTTAATGGCCGTCTTTGACTTGGACGAGATCCAAGCGCAATACATCCTTGACCTGCGGCTGCGCAGGCTCACCAAGATGAGCCGCATCGAACTCGAGGCCGAACAGGATGATCTCAAAAAGCAGATCGAGGGTCTCAATGAGATCCTCGCTTCCGGCGAACGCCTTGACGAGGTCATCGTTTCCGAAATGGACGAGGCCGTCGAGAAATGGGGCGACCCGCGACGCACCGTGCTGTTGGAACGCCACGAGGACGGCAGCCTGACGCCGGTGCGTTCCCTGGCTTCCTCAAGCTCCGCCATCGATGGCGCCAACGCCAACCCGGACTCCTCTGCTCTGGCCGCCATCCGCGTAGAGAATACGGTATCCCAGGCAGCTCAAGATGTCGAAGCCGCAAAGAAGGCCAAGAAGGCCGGCAACGTAGAGGAAGCCACCGCCGCGTTGCGCCTCGACGACGAACCCTGCGCCGTCATGTTAAGCGCCACCGGGCTGATCGCCCGTACCTCGCCGAGCGCCGTCGACCTTTGGCAGACTCGCGAGGCAAACGGCAAACGCGCACACGATGACCAGATCGTTTCGATCTTCGCTTCGACGACGCTTTCCAGCTACGGGCTCATCACTTCCGCGGGACGTTTGGTTCTGGCCCATGTCGCGGACCTGCCGAACCTGCCAGCGAGTGAGAACCTCAGCGTTTCCGGAGGGGTGAACGCCGACGAACTGCTGGGCATGACCACCAGTACCGAGCCGGTTGCCGGCGAGCACGTCGTGGCGGCCATCGCCATCGGCGACGTTTCCGGCAAGACCGAATCCGGGAACACAGATGCCGCAAAGGCATCCGACACCGACGCCGCCACTACCCCGCTGGCGATCGGCACGCGCAACGGCATCGTCAAGCGCTGGAACCGCGAATCGCCCAGTACCATGGATTCCTGGCCCGTCATCGATCTGAAGGACGGGGACGCCGTCGTATTCGCCGCTCCCGCCGCCGACGATGACCGTATCGTCTTCATTTCCTCCGATTCCTCGCTGCTGACTTTCGAGGCCAAGGTGGTGCGTCCGCAAGGCCGTAGCGCAGGCGGTATGAACGGCATCAGACTGGCCGAGGGACAGCATGTCGTCGCCTTCAACGTCGTACCGGCAGGCAAGATCGCCTGGACCTATGACGAGGGCGAGAACGGGCTGTATTCGGCCTCCGGAGCCGTCGTGCTCACCGTTGCCGGCGATGACGCGTCCCTGCCCGGTACCGAGACAGGTGCAGCCAAGGTGACCCCGCTGGAGATGTATCCGACCAAGGGTCGCGGCACCGGTGGTGTCCGCTCGCAGCGCTTCCTCAAAGGCCAGAACACGCTGACCTGCGCCGCCATCGGCACCTATCCCCTCTACGCCAGCACGTCCGGCGGCACCCCCGTCGAGCTGCCAAAGCCTGACATGCGTCGTGACGCCTCGGGAGTGGATCTGCCCGCACCAATCGAGTTCGTGGCATAG